The following is a genomic window from Phaseolus vulgaris cultivar G19833 chromosome 6, P. vulgaris v2.0, whole genome shotgun sequence.
AAGTTTTTATGTTTGGTATTGCCGAAACGGTGTAATCTCGGAGATGAGAGTGGCGTTTTGCGAAGAGAAAGGAGAGAGGAAGAGGAAGCAGAATAAGCAAATGACGGCGCCTCCATTGTTCTCGCTGTTGATTCTCTTCCAACGCAGACTCACAGGCACGACACTGTATGTAGTGTTATATTCTAAGCAATCAAGATTAATTACGGCGTCGTTTTGTCGTCTCAGTCTAAATATGCTCCAAGTTCTGACAAGAAAGACAAACATATcacttcacacaaactatcatatttttttagatataAAATCTAATATGTTCATAATTGGTAAGAGTAATCTACAAAATAATATAGTATGAGCAGTTGTatgtaaatttgtttttcttatattttaatattattattaatatatgttttttgtgttgcaatttttttactacaaattttctttaatttttattattttattttaggctTACATTCGTTTTTGTTTATTCTGATTTTCacctaaaataaattatagtttTCCCTATGTAATTTTTAAGTGttttatttttagtctttaCTTTAAATTAAGAATTTTTGTAAAGAGAAGTgatcataaatattaaaaaaacattttaaaattacagAGATAAAAATCAAGTGCATCAATTAAAATTGGTATAAagacaataaaataaatcatgCAGTGTTTCCAGTGTCTACAAAGTCAAACTGTGCACGTTTCTTTTTATTGAGAGGATCACTCCTGTCATGTATCTTTTCTTAAAATATCTATTTCTGTTTTTCTATGAACAATTTACTCTAATTTTAAAACACTATTACTTaaatatattcttaaatttaatttactttagaatttaaatatcagTTGATAAGTATTAAATTGAAGGTttcattttttagaaaaaataattgttaacaCGATTGTTTGCAATATTAACAAATCTtaatttggattttaatttcaaatttagaattttaccATGCATCTTACTAAAAAAAGTGTTCTGATTTCTATAATTTCTCTGTCAATATTAAAAGTACTACATTTGTCTGtgtcaaaaataaataaatatacttttCTTACCAAAAAAggtataacattttttaataacttgataaactttcttaaaaaaacacaataaagACTTCTTTTGTACCAAATGtacttttataaaaagaaattaaaaaaattggaaatgAATTTACAAAGGGAATGTCTTGACAGGTACCTCCCATGATGAATTTGTTATTTTCCAGGAAGAAATATAGAATTAATACATGTTACATTGAAACTACAGAAGTGTGTATCTTGAAGTTTACATGAAGTTCCAGATCCAAATATAGAAAGATGATTAGTCACTTTACAATTGGATTAGTACCCTCAAAGTGATTAACAAACAGATCCTATTTAtctttaataaattatgttttgcaTAATAATTTTCCCAAAGACTGAAGTCCAAAAATGTACAGTATCTAAAAAATACAACCAACAAATACCCCTTTCACAACAGAAGGTCATTTCTTTTGAAGAAAACCACTTTTGGAAAGAAGTCTTGATAAAAAACCCTTTCCCCCATTATCAGTGTCCTTTGCTTTGGCACTGTTTAAGTTGCTTATGAGAGACCAATGTGTTTCAAAATCAGGCTGATAGCCATTTTCCTGCATGGCTTGCATGAGCTCTGATGCTTTCCTAAGATTTTTTTCCATGTGATAACTCTTAATTACTGTGCAATACATTTTTCTGGTTGGAGTTTCACCTCCATGACTCATCTCCACTAGAAATTGTTCTGCGAATTCTGTCTTGCCATCTTGGCACGATCTATGGACAAGCATTTCCACTGTCTCAATTCTTGGTTTGAGATTCCAGTTCAACATCTCAGCATAAAAATTCATAGCTATATCCAATTTATTCTGTGCACAAAATCCATGAATGAGAAAATCATAACTGGTGGAAATTGGAATGTTATGTTTCCTCAGCATTGTGTTCATGAGATGAACTGCCTTGTCCAGTCTTCCATGCTGGCAAAAACACCTGATAAGGTAATCATAATTGATATTATCAGGAGTTAGAGATTCCTCTCCCATCCTGTCCAAGAAGGTTTCTGCTTCGTGTATCTTACCACTCAACAGAAGGCTTTCAACAATAGATGTTTGAATGGCAGAGTCATGTATCCAGCCTCTTAATCTCATTTCTTGACTCAATTTCAGGGCCTTTTGCAGATCCCCGGCATCACACAGGCTGCGTATTGCCTTCCTCAAATTGTGGTTGCTAGGTTTGAATCCCTTCGAAATCATGATGGCAAGATAATTCATAGAACTAGATAAATCTTTACATTGCAAGAAACCATAGACAAGAAAGTTGAGACCAACTTCATCAAGTACAACTTTCTTCTCTTCCATTTCAGCTAGTATCTTATTAACAGCTAAACTATTTCCAGCCGACAAAAGATAGAATATGAGAATGTTGCATATGATTTGGCCATCAAGTACACATTGTGCAAGCATAAGGTTCTTTAAGCTCAGAGCAAACCGGACTCTACCTTTCCTACAAATTGATCGCACAACATTCCTGTAACTTACGAGGGATAGCTCCCAACCCTTTCTTATTGCAACACCAAGTAGTTCCCCCACTTTTCTCAAGTCATTAACTTGGCAGTGACCCTGAATAAGGATGTTACACAGTTCTTCGTCTGGACTAAACCCTTTAGATAACATATCACGGAACATAGCTTCAGCTTTCCCTATGCTCCCCATATTACAAAATCCACGTATCAATGCACAATCTATAGCATGAGAAAATGAATGATGCTCTTTCAAAAGTATATCTTTTAATGCAATAGCTTTGTCATATCTATGAGCCTTGCATAATCGAGGGATTAACAAGACTGAAATATCCAAACAAGGTGTCAAACATCTATCTAGCATATCATCCAATACTGTAAAGGCAAGAGAAAAGTTTCCCTCATTACATAAGCCCCTTATAAGATTATTATAACCAGTGTCATCCAAGATGAAACAAGGTTGTAGTTGTTTTAAAGCTACAAGTGCAATGTCCGTAAGACCCCTACTAGAAAGTACTTCCACAAATATATGGCATATATCTGACTTTAAGTTAGGGTGTGATGAAAGCATGATTTCAAGAAACCGTGATGCTTCCTTAAGCATTTTCTGATGGCAGATAAGAACCAGAAGACGTTTAAAATCCTCCAAACCTGGTAACCATTTATTTCTACATGCAACATCCCAATAAAAATTGAAGTCTTTCATGTTTCCTTTCTTACATAAAGTCATTAATATGGTAGTGTAAGTCTCATTCGTGACTTGAAATTTGTTTTGAAGCATTTCATCCAGTATAGTTTTCGCTTTGGACAGTAAGCCTTTCTTGCTGTATGCCTGTACAACCAAATTGAGAGTTTCTGGGTCAAGTTTATGGGCAGACCGTGGCATTTTCTCCAAAAGGTTGGTCATTGATGTGGTTTGCGACCGAGATGAACAAAGTTGTCTCACTAACTTGGAGAATTCAGGCAACAACAATTCTTGTCCCCAACAAAGCATTTCTTCAACCAAAATCAATGCCTTTTTCAGGTTACCATTGCTACATTCCTTCCCCACAAATGAATTGAAGTTGGGTACCATGGACTCTTCAAGATCCAGAGTTATGTGTTTCTCATACTCATCAACATCTGTATCCAAATAGAGTCCATTTCCAACATTATCAAAGAACTCCGTTTTCGACAGTCTCCCATCATTGTCTCGTTTCAACTTCACACTTGAAGGGTCGAAGCCCAAAATCAGAAAAGCCTTGGAAATCGGATTCTCCATCAAAGAGAGCTTAATCAATCCACGGCTCTCCATCTCAAGAATCAAATTTTTCACTTTATCAAACTGCCTGGACTTACAATACCCTGCCATAAGAACTCTGAAAGTCGAAACATCAGGCAGTGTCCCCCTCTCAATCATCTCATCAACGATGTCACGTGCAAGATCCGCCATACCTACCTTAATCAACCCACTTACAAGAGCATTGTAAGAATATATATGTGGCTCAAAGCTCTTTGATAGCATAGCTGATAAACAACTCAGTGCATTTCCCATCTTCCCTTTCCGACAACTCCAACCAATCAATATCCCGTAGGTTACTTCATCAGGACTAAAACCTAAACTCTCTAGCTCTTGCAAAAACAATCCTGCCCTTTCTACACCATAACTCCTACACAATGAATTCATAACTCGATTAGCAGCCTTCACACTAGGGACACACTTTATTTCAACAAAGAAACTAACCAAATCTTTGAAGTCCCTCCTCTCACAATATCCAAACGCAATTTCATCAAAAACAAAACTACTAACCTCACAATTAAGAACCAACACCTTCTTCACCAAGTTCCTTGCTTCCTGAATCTTCCCACCAACGCAAAGCAGCACCATAACCATCTCCAGTGCCCTCAGTTCATCACCACTCAATGGTACACCCAAATCCACCAAATCAAAAGCCACCCTATATGCAAGATTCGTCCTCTTCACCTTCACCAAAAGATCAACCAAAACACCATAAGAATCCCTCGAAGGAATCTTCCCTCTACCCTTCATAAAATCATACACAAAGACACCCTTTTCCCATTCTCTCGCACCAGCATACCCTTTAATGAGATCGTCCAAAATTTCATCACTTTCCAACGTGAAAAGCAACTCCTCGGCTTCTTTGAACAACCCCACTTGAACGAGAAGCGAGGCCATGATCTCACGGGACTGTGAAAGGTGATTGAAGTCGAAACCCGCGTTCTTGAGGGCACCCCATTTGAAAATCTCCCACAAAGATCGAACCTTTTCGAGTGTTACGCGATGGGCTTGGAGAGCCTGCAAGAGAAGCAGCACGTGCGAGGGGCCCAGCGCGGGAAGCCTCCAGCAAGTGCGAGTGGTTTCGGGAATCGCGAGGGAGAGCTCCAAAAggtgggatttcagaaaagcgTTGGTGTCGAGAAGATAAAGGTTGGGTGACGAAATGGATTGAAGGGTGGTGAGAGCACGCGAGAGAGAAGAAAAAAGGTGGCGGCGGCGACGGAGAGTGAAGTGAGAGAGGAGCATTCAATTATACAACTGCTCGCCACTGGTTGTGGCGGCGGCGATGGCGGTGGCGGTGGCGGTGACCGTGGTGATGACAAGGTTGGGGAAGAGATATTGCTTATGATGTGACCAAGACATCTCAAATGTTGTAaaactattttacatttaaGATTTAAGACAATCTTTTGTTAATCAATAGAATTTAATCGAATTTTAGTTTGATATTTCaaatctttcataaaaaaataaaataaaaataaacattttaaacaTAATGTGTTATATGATCATTTGTGTATTTTAACAACAACAAGTGCTAACAACAAAGTATAATATCTAATCTTCTTACAATGTTTTTGTTCTAAAACAAACACATAATTGCTTCCATGTGTAGATTACATGACCAAGCAACTATACTTTCGTAATAACATAGGTATGACACTTCTCCATGGCATGAAACATTTGGTAGATAATAAAACAAGATTCACATATAATCAATGAAACATGTCCCTTTCACTATACAAGTGGGAGATGAGAAAGTATAGGGTTCATGTTAGGTGGGTTTGGAAGGAATGGAGCATGTCCTTAAGCATAGCCACAAACACCGAAGGAGCACCGTACCCTGTAAGGACATCTCTGTCCACACTTGCCACAGTTTGAAGAGCTGAAGTTTATGTTTCTACACAAACCTCTGCAGCATTGCCAATTGAAGGGACACCTGATCCCACACAACCCACAATTGTTTTTGTCAGAACTCACATTCACACAACGATTCCAACAACACAAACTTCTTCGTGGAAACTCCCCTTCACGGCACACCCATGGTCTCCTACCACAACCTGAACCTCCTCCTCTCACATTATTTTTCACCCATGCTGAAGTTCTTGATGGCACACTAGTGGAACCATTTTGGTACAAAATGTTTGGTGCTGATTTTCCCTCCATTGGGATCAAAACCAACAAAATAAGAAATGTTGCAATTGCCAAAAAAATTATGGACATTATCTTCATCTTGAAAGTGTGATAAGAGGACTTGGATTCAAGAAggtatatatatagttatacaTTAAAATAATCGTTTTCATTAACGTAAAGCCACCTCACTTTATTTTATACATGTggttttcatattattttggTTGAATCAAAGCCACCTCACTAACAAAACTCATGTTAATAGTGATTTTGATCTCTATAAAATACATATTTGTTCTTTCTTCTAGCAAATTGTGGAGATTCACGTTATCTCTTTGGCTTTTTAACAAATACCTTAGGTTTAACGTGAGTTTTGTTGTAGATGAGTCATTAAAATTGGGTAGTGTTGTGTACGAATTTAGGTCACGTTGGATGGGATCCCAATTCACGTGGGAAGGGCTATGTTTAGGAGTTTAAGAAGAATGAGAAATGAAAAAACAGAGAGTGGCATGAACTGTCACACTACTTTTTGGTCTCTATCAACAAATTAGGTCTAAGAAGTCATGAAAGAAAGGGTAGTTTAAACGTGAAAGCAAATTTAGTGGcgtaaagaaatgtttatatgGAAAGAATAGGGAAAAGGGGTAcatatacataatttttaaattaggatacttacaaaattacaaaattccATTTAGCAAAGAGATATATGCTTTCACTTAATAGCAACCCCCATTTTTCATGAATTATTCAGTAAAtatgagaaataaaataaaagaagaaaagaaaatgaaaaaaaataacaaaaaattgatGTTATTTGGTTGTAGAGAAACTAAGTGGATTTAAgtgaaaactaataaaaaaaattgtaatatattaGATTAATATgactgaaaaaaaattaattaatatatattattactaatatgtcattgtattaatttttttaaaatgtgttaaatagtaaataatttttatgttcaaagaatgaaataaaaaatataattggaGTATGGaaataaatgtaatattttataatttatattaacatattaattaatatgaatttaaaatatttgcaTATTTAGATTAATATATtggaaaattaatttgaaattcaaacaggtttaaaaatattttatgtataaatatACTTGAATTatatacttatatttttaaatataacattaaccataaatgaaatcattttaaaatttattttaattcaagtAAGAGGATGATTTTAATATGATTAGATCCAAATAGACGGTgaatgtttttaatattaatgtaaaTCTAAATTATAGCAAGAGGCGAAAGagaattgtcattttatttattaattttatatttgttatgtCATGTTTTGTTCTatagaaaaaatgaaaaggagTAAAAGGGAAAGCCTTCACTTCATTCATTCTTCTCATTTGAAAACTTTTATCACTTCTCGTCTAAGGAGTTGTGTGACTAAAATAAAGACAATAATACCCTTATTGAGGGTATTTATGCCCTTCTTTatgcatattttctttcttttatcttaTTTCTACCCAACCAAAAGGAATGAATAAACTTTATAATTTAtctttcattttctctcttgtaaaacaattaaaaactcatttctttttcctctcttaTCAACCAAAAATGAAACTCATGAGTCCTAGATACCAATTTCTCAAAAGGTGAAGCAAGAATAAATGCTACTCTCATACCTGACTATGCAGCACAACCAAAAGTGCAGTAACAATAATAAAAGATGATAAAAGCTGTTCAAGTTATATAAAACCATAAAGTATGTCACATTATTCAACCACACACAAGCACTAACAACTGAATAAGCTCAGAAGATTAGTTATTACATTGTATTTTTCTCACATAGACTACGAAGGACAATCAAGCACCATACAGCAAGtccatataatataaaaatagcaACATCATAATTTTTTCAGGTCCATAAAACATGCATATAGTAACTGCTGTCACCACCATAGTAGAAGGGTATAGCAGCTTATATAGTCACTTCCACCAGAGCCATGTTAAAGGAGAACAAGGCATTTCTGTGAACCAACCACCATGGAAGGCTGGGTGCTTGGGCTAACAGCATCAACTTCCTCAGCACATTGAGGCTTGACATTCATGTCAACAGATGCAAtggcctgaaaaacaagagcaGTGACTTCCTCGTACCTCTCTTCAGAGAGGGAGACCTCGGCAAGAAGCCTCCAGGCGTTGGCTTCAGATGCCTCATCGTAGTCCTTCTTCCTCTTCAGCACCATGTGCCCACTAATTTCCCATACAGCAGGATTCACCTGGGTCTCCAGAAGCTCAGCACTCACTTCTCCAAGAGCTTGTTTCTCTGCATAGCACTGTTTCACCATTTGCAATCTAGTAAGTTGCCATACATTTTAAGCTTAAACAGATTTCAGGGCAATATAACCTTTTTTTCTCTATTGTGGTCCCTATAAAATTTTGTGTAGACGGTTTTAAAACCTTACATTACTCTTGTAGCTCTTGTAAAATTGCAAACTTTAGGTATAGGTCCCTCCCATATTGGAAAATATTCATTCTACCCTTTATTTAAGAACATCACTTAATTGTTAAGAGGActaaaaattgtaaaacaattttatagGAACCAAAACCATAAAGCAGGTACAAAGAGAAGAAACATATTTAAGCCAACATATTATATGAAGCAACTATGTAAATATGATTTTAGGGAGGAGGCGGGTTAAAGAGCAATTTACCTGTGGCAAGAGAAAGATTTGCCTTCCACAGTCTGAAATAAGTACATTGTAGGGCACGTTGTTGTGTTGAAGGCAGATGCAGGCTTCTGAAACAGCATTGGCTAAATTCTCTAATGTATGACCACCCTCGAAGACAAGGCCCCTGACTGGATAGTGTAACAGTTTAGATACTTTCACTCCACCACTCAATGTGGTAATTTTCCTGGTAGGGGCTTTCTCAATGGGAAAAGGCATAGCCAAGTAATACGCCTGAATTTGTCAAAATCACAAAACGTCAATATGATGAATACTGCTAAAACACTAGATAACAAATAGAACAACCCAAATATCAACATGGAGAATGTTGCAGTGATCTCAAGTTGATCACTGATCAACAAGTACCTGAAAGTGGAGATGGTTAATGGTTGCAAATGCACCCAAGCTGTTGTAACCCAACCTAAAATATGGATTCCCAGCTTCAACTGCCATTTGAAGTGCAAGCAAGAAGCTTTCATGGTCAATCCTTTGAGGTAAACACTCAAAAATCCGAGGAATCAGCAGCACATGCCCATATTCAATAGGACTCACCTGTTATAAAGATGCAGACAGGTTAAACAATTATTTTACTAAACTTTCAATCACAgactgcaaaaaaaaaaatacaaaacttaCATTGATGGCAACAAAACTAGGAGAATTGTCAACATCAATTGGTGCATTTGGAGAGAATTGAGCTTCTCCATCATCGCTAGGCTCCAACTGAAAAAGGACCTCTTCTTGCCCAACTTTAGTGAAGTTAAACTTGCTTTCATCAAAGGGCTGGAGGACCTTATCAACACGGAACTCAGTTGGTCTCTTCTTGAGGTGGCGACCCTCATTAAGCTGAGCAATGAAACCATACTCCCCAGGAATCACCTAACCCAATAACCAACACATCAAACAACAGGCATGCAAAAACCCAAACAAGCAAAACACGTCTGTCTACAAAGTGAATCACACCAAATGGCATACAAATCAGACCTTGGTTTCGCAGGCTGTGACGTCATAACGGAAAAGCCCTCTCTGCATGCGTTCTTCCCACTACACCACCAAACTCAAAATACTTCAAAAAATTATGAAACAACTACAaacaaggaaaataaaaatatgaagcaCAACATCATGACCCAACTTAAACACAAATTAAAACGTTGGAAACATAA
Proteins encoded in this region:
- the LOC137831256 gene encoding GDP-L-galactose phosphorylase 1-like, which produces MLSIKRVPTVVSNYQKEGSDESPAEGCGRNCLKSCCIQGARLPLYACKRGDKIGGKELPLLGCKEHYPVAFLDSLILGEWEERMQRGLFRYDVTACETKVIPGEYGFIAQLNEGRHLKKRPTEFRVDKVLQPFDESKFNFTKVGQEEVLFQLEPSDDGEAQFSPNAPIDVDNSPSFVAINVSPIEYGHVLLIPRIFECLPQRIDHESFLLALQMAVEAGNPYFRLGYNSLGAFATINHLHFQAYYLAMPFPIEKAPTRKITTLSGGVKVSKLLHYPVRGLVFEGGHTLENLANAVSEACICLQHNNVPYNVLISDCGRQIFLLPQCYAEKQALGEVSAELLETQVNPAVWEISGHMVLKRKKDYDEASEANAWRLLAEVSLSEERYEEVTALVFQAIASVDMNVKPQCAEEVDAVSPSTQPSMVVGSQKCLVLL
- the LOC137831250 gene encoding pentatricopeptide repeat-containing protein At5g15280, mitochondrial; this translates as MLLSHFTLRRRRHLFSSLSRALTTLQSISSPNLYLLDTNAFLKSHLLELSLAIPETTRTCWRLPALGPSHVLLLLQALQAHRVTLEKVRSLWEIFKWGALKNAGFDFNHLSQSREIMASLLVQVGLFKEAEELLFTLESDEILDDLIKGYAGAREWEKGVFVYDFMKGRGKIPSRDSYGVLVDLLVKVKRTNLAYRVAFDLVDLGVPLSGDELRALEMVMVLLCVGGKIQEARNLVKKVLVLNCEVSSFVFDEIAFGYCERRDFKDLVSFFVEIKCVPSVKAANRVMNSLCRSYGVERAGLFLQELESLGFSPDEVTYGILIGWSCRKGKMGNALSCLSAMLSKSFEPHIYSYNALVSGLIKVGMADLARDIVDEMIERGTLPDVSTFRVLMAGYCKSRQFDKVKNLILEMESRGLIKLSLMENPISKAFLILGFDPSSVKLKRDNDGRLSKTEFFDNVGNGLYLDTDVDEYEKHITLDLEESMVPNFNSFVGKECSNGNLKKALILVEEMLCWGQELLLPEFSKLVRQLCSSRSQTTSMTNLLEKMPRSAHKLDPETLNLVVQAYSKKGLLSKAKTILDEMLQNKFQVTNETYTTILMTLCKKGNMKDFNFYWDVACRNKWLPGLEDFKRLLVLICHQKMLKEASRFLEIMLSSHPNLKSDICHIFVEVLSSRGLTDIALVALKQLQPCFILDDTGYNNLIRGLCNEGNFSLAFTVLDDMLDRCLTPCLDISVLLIPRLCKAHRYDKAIALKDILLKEHHSFSHAIDCALIRGFCNMGSIGKAEAMFRDMLSKGFSPDEELCNILIQGHCQVNDLRKVGELLGVAIRKGWELSLVSYRNVVRSICRKGRVRFALSLKNLMLAQCVLDGQIICNILIFYLLSAGNSLAVNKILAEMEEKKVVLDEVGLNFLVYGFLQCKDLSSSMNYLAIMISKGFKPSNHNLRKAIRSLCDAGDLQKALKLSQEMRLRGWIHDSAIQTSIVESLLLSGKIHEAETFLDRMGEESLTPDNINYDYLIRCFCQHGRLDKAVHLMNTMLRKHNIPISTSYDFLIHGFCAQNKLDIAMNFYAEMLNWNLKPRIETVEMLVHRSCQDGKTEFAEQFLVEMSHGGETPTRKMYCTVIKSYHMEKNLRKASELMQAMQENGYQPDFETHWSLISNLNSAKAKDTDNGGKGFLSRLLSKSGFLQKK